From a region of the Calliphora vicina chromosome 4, idCalVici1.1, whole genome shotgun sequence genome:
- the LOC135958021 gene encoding vitellogenin-1-like, which translates to MKLLYSIIVFWFLAQCSNAQGETSDLLDSFGTIIEGLGVEIPKIIPTPQELFNVSNQILIGLPERAIAQTLNRLCSLYLAADTINPRITPNMDAMSFRLRTPCKELSFSLSKAEDILQSPDFDVNKKVAIFVTGWMASSERSYVTDMANAFLCRGDYNFLALNSSDSIDTLYTWSAYNTEEVGRQMAKALQKLLKQVPIENIHLIGHSLGAHIVGYTGRYLTNYTGLNMSRITGLDPANPCFNEGESLSGLQRGDADFIDILHTNPGVLGKANPVGDVDYYAGGLAPIKPGCNQFGCSHGRAFEYFTESVYPGNEENFLGVRCTSLTKLNDGFCNGPAFPMGYAVPRDLKGNYFSAVNADEPYGQNNNGRPAVPSQCLNLCQAAK; encoded by the exons ATGAAGTTGTTGTATTCTATAATAGTTTTTTGGTTTCTGGCTCAATGCAGTAATGCCCAAGGGGAAACTTCCGATTTATTGGATTCTTTTGGCACCATTATTGAAGGACTTGGCGtagaaattcccaaaataataCCAACACCCCAAGAGTTGTTTAATGTTTCCAATCAAATATTAATTGGTTTGCCCGAGAGGGCTATAGCTCAGACATTAAATCGATTGT GTTCTTTGTACTTGGCTGCTGATACTATTAATCCTCGCATAACACCCAATATGGATGCAATGTCTTTTCGTCTACGAACGCCCTGCAAAGAATTGAGTTTCTCTTTAAGCAAGGCCGAGGATATTTTACAAAGTCCTGACTTTGATGTTAACAAAAAGGTGGCTATATTTGTCACCGGTTGGATGGCAAGTTCGGAAAGGTCCTATGTGACCGATATGGCAAATGCTTTCCTTTGTAGAGGAGATTATAATTTCttg gcCCTAAATTCTTCCGATTCCATTGATACTCTATACACCTGGTCAGCTTATAATACCGAAGAAGTTGGTCGCCAAATGGCTAAAGCTCTCCAGAAATTACTTAAACAAGTACCGATTGAAAACATCCATTTAATAGGCCATAGTCTAGGAGCACATATTGTGGGTTATACTGGCCGTTATCTTACCAATTATACCGGCCTAAATATGTCACGCATCACTGGTTTGGATCCAGCCAATCCGTGTTTTAACGAGGGTGAATCTTTATCCGGCTTGCAGCGTGGCGATGCTGATTTCATCGATATTTTGCACACAAATCCCGGTGTGTTGGGTAAAGCAAATCCTGTTGGTGATGTGGATTACTATGCCGGGGGTTTGGCTCCTATTAAGCCGGGTTGCAATCAGTTTGGTTGCTCCCATGGTCGAGCTTTTGAATATTTCACTGAGTCAGTCTATCCCGGCAATGAGGAGAATTTCCTGGGCGTACGTTGCACTTCGTTGACCAAATTGAATGATGGCTTTTGTAATGGCCCTGCATTTCCAATGGGTTATGCTGTTCCTCGTGATTTGAAGGGTAATTACTTTTCGGCTGTCAATGCCGATGAACCATATGGGCAGAATAATAATGGTCGGCCTGCAGTGCCAAGTCAGTGTTTGAACTTGTGTCAAGCAGCAAAGTAA